A single Anopheles funestus chromosome 2RL, idAnoFuneDA-416_04, whole genome shotgun sequence DNA region contains:
- the LOC125761487 gene encoding peptide deformylase, mitochondrial-like, with the protein MRLKVKAVPIKACIRTVCTSSRVDKSLAKWYQSLWQPKGNEPPYDHVVQLGDPVLRVPANLIPEKELKSPEVQYLVKHLVKVMRSYKCVGLAAPQLGLPLRAFVMEFKEELRDQYTKADYKLREMEPLPLTVFLNPELKVLNYEKVTHTEACESVRGYRADVARYREIMIKGFDASGEPKELQLKGWNARIAQHEMDHLNGIVYTDLMNRKTFTCSCWQAVNANNGRIKLSFANK; encoded by the exons ATGCGGTTAAAAGTGAAGGCCGTGCCTATAAAGGCATGTATTCGAACAGTCTGTACCAGCAGCCGGGTGGACAAATCGTTAGCAAAGTGGTACCAAAGCTTGTGGCAACCGAAAGGTAACGAACCACCGTACGACCATGTCGTGCAATTGGGCGATCCCGTACTGCGTGTGCCGGCGAACTTGATCCCTGAAAAGGAGCTTAAATCACCCGAAGTACAGTATCTAGTCAAACATCTCGTTAAGGTGATGCGATCTTACAAATGCGTCGGACTGGCGGCACCACAGCTCGGCCTTCCGCTACGCGCATTTGTGATGGAGTTTAAGGAGGAACTGCGGGACCAGTACACCAAGGCCGACTATAAGCTGCGCGAAATGGAACCCTTACCATTGACG gtttttttaaacCCCGAACTAAAAGTGCTCAACTACGAAAAGGTGACACACACGGAAGCGTGCGAAAGTGTCCGCGGATATCGAGCCGATGTAGCACGGTATCGGGAAATCATGATAAAAGGGTTCGACGCTTCCGGAGAACCAAAGGAACTGCAGCTGAAAGGATGGAATGCTCGCATAGCGCAGCACGAGATGGATCACCTAAATGGGATCGTTTACACGGATCTAATGAATAGGAAAACCTTTACCTGCTCCTGCTGGCAGGCGGTCAATGCAAATAATGGGCGCATAAAGCTATcgtttgcaaataaataa
- the LOC125761476 gene encoding SH2B adapter protein 2 yields the protein MMANLTDGDQSFCSVTVQQQQHQISGSVGGGGGGGASGNVAHTGNALHVGVAGVAGGGEDGESGLGSTVTVGTASSAAMMGSMTPTPTASTTTLSATPTVGTWTEFCERHARAAAADFARACVNYVTNNLPEVARHTISHRDFMRRFVHCFESRFEDEFQRRRAQPKTGNGSATVPEESDYSEDTDSPKTNHKPFFRRLSFKGLRKGKVIHAFFHKQHSDEVELSERRASKTKLAKIVVECRKEGTVNYLSPENLDQPGSQKWEKCKLVLVKTVSGYMLEFYSPPKSQKPRSGVFCFLITEARETTALEMPDHENTFVLKAGNNMEYVIEARDTDDMRSWLATIRYCMRSTQTTSEPSDSVATDLITTLSTSMSHGGGGTGGIPSTLVASSGLATDVNNLSLNQSLTGTTGGTGASVANALNSSGTVPVATGTAGNATSNTTVTTASAPELPPRRPDDRISSSSNFELTENDLDLSHEHDTDLTAMMREYPWFHGTLPRFEAAQLVLREGISSHGVFLVRQSETRKGEFVLTFNFQGKAKHLRMTLNDLGQCRVQHLWFPSITEMLEHFRQHPIPLESGGTADVTLTGYVLTPQHQHVFTHQQAQQQQQQQLQQQQHQQVMSGLQAGQQTATSNNYSTTLIGSSSASSSNVPGGNTGATNNVSNSSNTPNATGTAAASGSSAASGNPQTSPRHPTQAITLNGSVRIKTCDLELSLQTVPVEQMSSHLHHSHHQQQQQQQHQQHIHLHSSQQQQQQPGTSGLSQGSASGSGQTGTAEDVQRAVDNQYSYV from the exons atgatggCCAATTTGACAGATGGTGATCAAAGTTTTTGCAGTGTGACagttcagcagcaacagcatcaaatATCCGGTAGTGTGGGTGGTGGGGGTGGAGGCGGTGCCAGTGGGAATGTGGCGCATACCGGCAACGCCTTGCACGTAGGCGTCGCCGGCGTTGCCGGTGGAGGGGAAGATGGCGAGAGTGGCTTGGGTAGTACGGTTACCGTCGGAACGGCATCGTCGGCGGCGATGATGGGATCGATGACGCCGACGCCGACCGCATCCACGACGACACTGTCGGCAACGCCAACCGTTGGAACGTGGACGGAATTTTGCGAGCGTCACGCACGGGCGGCCGCAGCGGACTTTGCCCGAGCGTGCGTAAATTACGTCACCAACAATCTGCCGGAAGTGGCCCGCCACACGATCTCCCATCGGGATTTTATGCGCCGCTTCGTTCACTGCTTCGAGTCTCGCTTCGAGGACGAGTTTCAGCGCCGACGAGCGCAACCTAAG ACTGGAAATGGATCCGCTACGGTGCCGGAGGAAAGCGATTATTCCGAGGACACAGATTcgccaaaaaccaaccacaaACCGTTCTTCCGACGACTATCGTTCAAAGGCCTCCGTAAGGGCAAAGTAATTCAT gcATTTTTCCACAAGCAACACTCGGACGAGGTAGAGCTATCCGAGCGGCGCGCCAGTAAAACTAAACTCGCAAAAATAGTGGTCGAATGTCGGAAGGAGGGCACCGTCAACTACCTTTCGCCGGAAAATCTCGACCAGCCCGGTTCCCAGAAGTGGGAAAAGTGTAAGCTGGTGCTAGTGAAAACGGTCTCAGGATATATGCTGGAATTCTACTCACCACCAAAGTCACAGAAG CCTCGGAGCGgcgtgttttgctttcttataACGGAAGCTCGTGAAACGACGGCATTGGAAATGCCGGATCACGAGAATACGTTCGTGCTGAAGGCTGGCAATAATATGGAGTACGTCATCGAGGCCCGCGACACAGATGACATGCGCAGCTGGCTTGCCACGATACGCTACTGTATGCGTAGTACGCAAACGACTTCCGAACCATCCGATTCGGTTGCCACGGATTTGATCACCACCCTCAGTACCTCAATGTCGCACGGTGGAGGAGGAACCGGCGGTATACCGTCGACGCTGGTGGCATCCAGTGGGCTTGCCACGGATGTAAACAACCTCAGTCTCAACCAATCGTTAACGGGCACAACCGGTGGAACCGGTGCGTCAGTAGCGAACGCGTTGAATAGCAGTGGAACGGTACCGGTCGCTACCGGGACAGCTGGCAATGCGACCTCCAACACCACCGTTACGACTGCCAGCGCACCGGAATTGCCTCCCCGTCGGCCCGACGACCGGATATCGTCGTCGAGCAATTTCGAGCTGACGGAAAATGATCTGGACCTGTCGCACGAGCACGACACCGACCTGACGGCAATGATGCGCGAGTATCCCTGGTTTCATGGCACGTTGCCTCGCTTCGAAGCCGCCCAGCTGGTGCTGCGCGAAGGCATCTCTAGTCACGGCGTGTTCCTGGTGCGGCAAAGTGAAACGCGCAAGGGCGAATTTGTGCTCACGTTCAACTTCCAGGGCAAGGCGAAGCATCTGCGCATGACGCTGAACGATCTTGGCCAGTGTCGGGTGCAGCATCTTTGGTTTCCCTCGATCACCGAGATGCTCGAACATTTCCGCCAACATCCGATACCGCTGGAATCGGGTGGTACGGCCGACGTCACACTAACGGGGTACGTGCTTACCCCGCAACACCAGCACGTGTTCACGCACCAGCAggcccaacagcagcaacagcaacaactgcaacagcagcaacatcagcaggtGATGTCAGGCTTGCAGGCGGGTCAGCAAACGGCAACCAGTAATAACTACTCCACCACGCTGATTGGCAGTAGCAGTGCGAGCAGTAGTAATGTGCCCGGTGGCAATACTGGTGCTACTAACAATGTTTCCAACTCCTCCAACACACCCAATGCGACCGGAACGGCAGCGGCCAGCGGCAGTTCGGCAGCTAGTGGCAACCCTCAAACCAGCCCAAGACAT CCAACGCAAGCGATCACGCTGAACGGAAGTGTGCGAATCAAAACATGTGACCTGGAACTGTCGCTGCAAACGGTCCCGGTCGAGCAGATGAGTTCGCACCTTCACCATtcccatcatcagcagcagcagcaacaacaacatcagcaacacaTTCATCTACACTCgtcacagcaacagcaacagcaaccagGAACGAGTGGTCTCAGTCAGGGATCTGCATCCGGTTCCGGACAAACCGGCACGGCGGAGGATGTGCAGCGGGCAGTGGATAATCAGTATAGCTACGTTTGA
- the LOC125761491 gene encoding uncharacterized protein LOC125761491, whose amino-acid sequence MAASSQASRGLTALFKRGWNEIPEVVGSSVIALIGIGLSVVGLTNYYRKDADNRRYKLTYVVMRPDDPRAARIRQD is encoded by the coding sequence ATGGCAGCGTCATCTCAGGCCAGCCGCGGTCTTACGGCCCTTTTCAAGCGCGGGTGGAACGAAATCCCAGAAGTGGTCGGTTCGTCAGTGATAGCTCTAATCGGAATCGGTCTCAGCGTGGTCGGATTGACCAACTACTATCGGAAAGACGCCGATAACCGCCGTTACAAGCTAACGTACGTTGTGATGCGTCCAGACGATCCCCGAGCGGCGCGCATTCGCCAAGATTAG
- the LOC125761472 gene encoding gamma-tubulin complex component 3, with product MNRNQQPNFPVIYELLKQLCQNLAGDRSQDVLKEVTRLIANKPNSIAYHGSTSVAANESTIVARINRLLASRSQATVNMFNGFYEELVSMTESKQRTPILEFLFHLADSDKSASASGLQVDMRNDAGFAGTLDSVFSKLSVDSGISGSQRLVKSRSGGTVSGSTGSLCDTKALASDDAQLQIADRSELEDLLIQDVVYACTGIEGKYLRKNFVTGEFKLDHIHGRNLNACDAGMLLRLAEVGYFYYKVCRFTNPTSDSYLMGNFGQGYITALQKELTNYYGLIANLQENLDRQRQTGDSAERMTLIRTMVWLVEPMERLQWLAVISEACREVKGGALASAIHKFIWHGDPMVRTISRELLQSACIPLQQMLTQWLTDGKIVDPHCEFFIEELTDVGYNRLWHDEFRLRPSMVPSFIPDTLAKQILVIGKSINFLREICKDRAPVPERTDLKKCLDEHLDYLYSPHNNTELHVLIDSVYLKTSKRVLDIVLGPHHLFTHLKAMRDYLLLGQGNFADVLMENLKEELDRPAKDIYQQELFSIVAAAVRKSAEEQDEPAVLNYLDVHFLCPCEGDTGWDVFCLTYKVQGPLVTIFQPVQCTYRALFKQLWNMKRFEFILYGIWRNHMLSTRCYKPIANDISVIKQHLQTYCSKMINIISQMQYYILYEVIECSWEQFSARVKQAKALDDVLEAHDKFLERIRTGIFLEQSTNLFSSCLEQIFTSVRKLDEWQMNFYKLCNREMDARKAFEEYIKSSEAKGTYGVNAERALERDEELQDFEVKLIQCQKALIAIGVEYENSVRHFLYQLATSPMESLPQLCMRLDYNEYYKHRDERLSVPLTFQHMRKSLANNFSRK from the exons ATGAACCGAAATCAGCAGCCCAACTTTCCGGTCATTTACGAACTGCTAAAACAGCTTTGCCAGAATCTTGCCGGAGATCGATCAC AAGATGTGCTGAAAGAAGTGACCCGGCTCATTGCGAACAAACCGAACTCGATTGCATACCACGGTAGCACGTCAGTAGCAGCAAATGAATCAACGATAGTGGCGCGTATCAATCGCTTGCTTGCCTCTAGAAGCCAAGCTACCGTGAACATGTTCAATGGCTTCTACGAGGAGCTGGTATCAATG ACCGAGAGCAAACAACGGACTCCAATTTTGGAATTCCTTTTCCATCTCGCTGATTCCGACAAGAGTGCAAGTGCAAGCGGACTTCAGGTAGATATGCGCAATGACGCAGGTTTTGCCGGAACATTGGACAGTGTGTTTTCGAAGCTTAGCGTAGACTCCGGTATCAGCGGAAGCCAACGGCTGGTAAAATCACGATCCGGTGGTACCGTATCCGGTTCGACTGGTAGTCTCTGTGACACCAAAGCACTTGCGTCGGATGATGCGCAGCTGCAAATTGCCGATCGGAGCGAACTGGAAGATCTGCTGATACAGGACGTCGTGTATGCGTGCACGGGCATTGAGGGAAAATATCTTCGTAAGAATTTTGTTACCGGTGAATTTAAGTTGGACCACATCCATGGGCGCAATTTGAACGCTTGTGACGCTGGTATGCTGTTACGTTTGGCCGAGGTTGGATATTTCTACTACAAAGTATGCCGGTTCACAAATCCCACGAGTGATTCCTATTTGATGGGCAACTTCGGCCAGGGATACATAACTGCACTGCAGAAAGAGTTAACCAACTATTACGGATTGATTGCGAATCTACAGGAGAATCTGGATCGTCAGCGACAGACTGGCGATAGTGCGGAGCGTATGACACTCATCCGCACGATGGTGTGGCTGGTGGAGCCGATGGAACGCTTGCAGTGGCTAGCAGTTATCTCAGAAGCTTGCCGTGAGGTAAAAGGAGGAGCTCTCGCATCCGCGATTCACAAATTTATCTGGCACGGTGATCCAATGGTTCGTACCATCTCGCGGGAACTCTTGCAATCCGCCTGCATACCGTTGCAACAGATGCTTACGCAGTGGCTAACGGACGGTAAGATCGTTGATCCGCATTGTGAGTTCTTCATCGAAGAGCTGACGGACGTCGGTTACAACCGGCTGTGGCACGATGAATTTCGTTTGCGGCCCTCGATGGTTCCTTCGTTTATACCGGATACGCTGGCAAAGCAGATACTGGTCATAGggaaaagcataaattttcTGCGTGAAATATGCAAGGACCGTGCACCAGTACCGGAGCGAACGGATTTGAAGAAATGTCTAGACGAGCATCTGGATTATCTTTACAGTCCGCACAACAACACGGAGCTGCACGTGCTCATTGACAGTGTATATCTGAAGACGTCCAAACGTGTGCTGGACATCGTGCTTGGGCCACATCATCTGTTCACCCACTTAAAGGCAATGCGTGACTATCTGCTGTTAGGGCAGGGTAACTTTGCCGATGTGctgatggaaaatttaaaagagGAATTGGATCGCCCGGCAAAGGATATTTACCAGCAGGAGCTGTTTTCAATTGTAGCAGCCGCCGTCCGCAAATCTGCCGAGGAACAGGACGAACCCGCGGTGCTGAACTATTTAGACGTACACTTTCTTTGCCCTTGCGAGGGTGATACCGGTTGGGACGTATTCTGCCTGACGTACAAAGTGCAAGGACCGTTGGTAACAATTTTCCAGCCAGTGCAGTGCACGTACCGAGCGCTGTTCAAGCAGCTGTGGAACATGAAGCGATTCGAGTTCATTCTGTACGGCATTTGGCGCAACCATATGTTAAGCACGCGATGCTACAAACCGATAGCAAACGATATCAGCGTGATAAAGCAACACCTTCAAACGTATTGCTCGAAGATGATCAACATCATCTCGCAGATGCAGTACTACATACTGTATGAGGTGATTGAATGTTCCTGGGAACAGTTTAGCGCGCGCGTCAAACAGGCCAAGGCGCTTGACGACGTGCTGGAGGCGCACGACAAATTCCTGGAACGAATTCGCACCGGTATCTTCTTGGAGCAGTCGACAAATCTGTTCAGCAGCTGCCTGGAGCAGATATTCACCTCCGTGCGCAAGTTAGACGAGTGGCAGATGAATTTTTACAAGCTGTGCAATCGGGAAATGGACGCAAGGAAAGCGTTCGAGGAGTACATCAAGTCAAGCGAAGCGAAGGGAACGTACGGTGTTAATGCCGAGCGAGCGCTAGAACGGGACGAAGAACTGCAGGACTTCGAAGTCAAGCTGATACAGTGTCAGAAAGCGTTGATTGCGATCGGAGTGGAGTATGAAAACTCGGTGCGCCATTTCTTGTATCAGCTAGCCACGTCACCGATGGAATCGTTACCGCAGTTATGCATGCGGTTGGATTATAACGAATATTATAAGCATCGGGACGAGCGGTTAAGCGTACCACTCACGTTTCAGCATATGCGCAAAAGTTTGGCCAACAACTTTAGCCGCAAATGA
- the LOC125761488 gene encoding alpha-ketoglutarate-dependent dioxygenase alkB homolog 6, translating to MNWENFIVQNCPPSIYYVPNFITKEEECSIMQAIDKTPKPRWTQLSNRRLINYGGVPHPKGMIAEDIPAWLNHYVDRINQLNVYEEGIRANHVLINEYLSGQGIMPHLDGPLFYPTITTISCGSHTVLEYYDQIEDNVSDTNDTIVRHHTTSILLEPRSLLVVKDDMYHKYLHSIADREQDVIDDKVVNLPMLSNVNVGDVLCRSKRISLTIRHVPKTSKMKIKIF from the exons ATGAATTGGGAAAACTTTATTGTGCAGAAT TGCCCACCGAGTATCTACTATGTGCCAAATTTCATTACGAAGGAGGAAGAATGTTCCATCATGCAAGCGATTGATAAAACGCCAAAGCCTCGCTGGACACAGTTATCCAATCGTCGGTTAATAAATTATGGCGGAGTGCCCCATCCGAAGGGCATGATAGCTGAAGACATTCCGGCATGGTTGAACCATTACGTCGATCGAATCAATCAACTGAATGTGTACGAGGAAGGAATCAGGGCTAATCATGTGCTAATCAACGAGTATCTTTCGGGACAAGGCATAATGCCCCATCTAGATGGACCACTGTTTTATCCTACCATCACAACAATATCTTGTGGATCACATACCGTGCTGGAGTATTACGACCAAATCGAAGACAATGTTTCCGATACTAACGACACGATAGTTCGCCATCATACGACGAGCATCTTGTTAGAACCGCGCAGTCTGCTAGTGGTTAAAGACGATATGTATCACAAATATCTTCATTCGATAGCAGATCGTGAGCAGGATGTGATTGATGATAAGGTAGTAAATTTGCCGATGCTTAGCAATGTGAATGTAGGCGACGTATTATGCCGATCGAAAAGGATATCATTAACGATTCGCCATGTACCTAAGActagtaaaatgaaaataaaaatcttttag